From a single Miscanthus floridulus cultivar M001 chromosome 8, ASM1932011v1, whole genome shotgun sequence genomic region:
- the LOC136475865 gene encoding uncharacterized protein isoform X2, producing the protein MIRYSFYVQLATHVKLFFTLYRRKQRTTDKYKMAISFKYWDDCLDPEDMKLMWQDPIVSKEWNDAGEEQGQKVHLSRDPDGEAYLTQTEMMAVAAITVHRHFKSQLDPYMISALAEIASGRRLFVDTYDRKTKETKVGIMQVAPEVAQWLGRELGYKSYDIEDNTNLLYWPLVNVYFGAAYAKWLFSCDDKQRTEEFVVRAYKGGKKKAAHKSTSPIFQRYLYVKENLLSMRQPEICHVLTPDLENLSSTAQLIYWDSKVSEADMDAMWKHPDVYKEWIKSGERRGNVRFSHDAKHRPYLSRVEVKAVAEIIISRHLSTRGVKPEALAALAEVCSMRFVHGVSTRTGLMGIDYPTAAWLSRDCRYRAYTVISVDDLYNPFASMYFGASYLGWLSQYEGREQSYEFIVQAYLGGPENVSLQETGPFWNQFLEALTQYQDLKKDHNSCCIL; encoded by the exons ATGATTCGATATTCTTTTTATGTACAACTTGCCACCCATGTAAAACTCTTTTTCACCTTATAT CGAAGAAAACAAAGAACTACTGATAAGTACAAAATGGCTATAAGCTTCAAATACTGGGACGATTGCTTGGATCCAGAGGATATGAAATTAATGTGGCAGGATCCTATTGTAAGTAAAGAGTGGAATGATGCTGGGGAAGAGCAAGGACAGAAAGTTCATCTATCACGGGACCCTGATGGTGAGGCATATCTTACACAAACTGAAATGATG GCAGTGGCGGCAATTACCGTTCATAGACATTTCAAATCTCAGCTAGATCCG TATATGATAAGCGCACTTGCTGAAATTGCAAGTGGAAGGAGACTCTTTGTAGATACCTATGATCGTAAGACTAAAGAAACCAAGGTTGGTATAATGCAGGTGGCACCTGAAGTTGCTCAATGGCTTGGAAG GGAACTAGGTTACAAGAGTTATGACATCGAAGATAATACTAATTTGCTGTACTGGCCTCTTGTAAATGTCTACTTTGGTGCTGCTTATGCAAAATGGCTCTTCTCTTGTGATGACAA ACAAAGAACTGAAGAATTTGTTGTTAGAGCATATAAGGGTGGCAAAAAGAAGGCTGCTCACAAATCAACTTCCCCTATCTTCCAGCGTTATCTTTATGTGAAAGAGAACTTGTTGTCTATGAG acaACCAGAGATTTGCCACGTGCTTACTCCTGACCTAGAAAATTTGTCAAGCACCG CACAGTTGATATATTGGGATTCCAAGGTATCAGAGGCTGATATGGATGCAATGTGGAAACATCCGGATGTATATAAAGAGTGGATAAAATCTGGTGAGAGACGTGGAAATGTACGATTCTCCCATGATGCAAAGCACAGGCCTTACCTTTCTCGCGTGGAGGTGAAG GCTGTTGCCGAAATAATCATATCACGCCATTTGAGCACAAGAGGAGTAAAACCA GAAGCTCTTGCAGCACTTGCAGAGGTCTGCAGTATGCGCTTTGTCCATGGAGTAAGTACCCGGACTGGATTGATGGGAATAGACTACCCTACTGCTGCATGGCTTTCCAG GGATTGTCGCTACAGGGCATATACAGTGATCTCTGTGGATGATCTCTACAATCCTTTTGCATCAATGTATTTTGGTGCATCTTACTTGGGATGGTTGTCTCAATACGAAGGAAG GGAGCAAAGCTACGAATTCATTGTCCAAGCTTACCTTGGGGGACCAGAGAATGTCAGTCTTCAGGAGACTGGGCCTTTTTGGAACCAATTCCTGGAGGCATTAACACAGTATCAAGATCTAAAGAA GGACCATAATAGCTGCTGTATTTTGTGA
- the LOC136475865 gene encoding uncharacterized protein isoform X1, with translation MIRYSFYVQLATHVKLFFTLYRRKQRTTDKYKMAISFKYWDDCLDPEDMKLMWQDPIVSKEWNDAGEEQGQKVHLSRDPDGEAYLTQTEMMAVAAITVHRHFKSQLDPYMISALAEIASGRRLFVDTYDRKTKETKVGIMQVAPEVAQWLGRELGYKSYDIEDNTNLLYWPLVNVYFGAAYAKWLFSCDDKQRTEEFVVRAYKGGKKKAAHKSTSPIFQRYLYVKENLLSMRQPEICHVLTPDLENLSSTEAQLIYWDSKVSEADMDAMWKHPDVYKEWIKSGERRGNVRFSHDAKHRPYLSRVEVKAVAEIIISRHLSTRGVKPEALAALAEVCSMRFVHGVSTRTGLMGIDYPTAAWLSRDCRYRAYTVISVDDLYNPFASMYFGASYLGWLSQYEGREQSYEFIVQAYLGGPENVSLQETGPFWNQFLEALTQYQDLKKDHNSCCIL, from the exons ATGATTCGATATTCTTTTTATGTACAACTTGCCACCCATGTAAAACTCTTTTTCACCTTATAT CGAAGAAAACAAAGAACTACTGATAAGTACAAAATGGCTATAAGCTTCAAATACTGGGACGATTGCTTGGATCCAGAGGATATGAAATTAATGTGGCAGGATCCTATTGTAAGTAAAGAGTGGAATGATGCTGGGGAAGAGCAAGGACAGAAAGTTCATCTATCACGGGACCCTGATGGTGAGGCATATCTTACACAAACTGAAATGATG GCAGTGGCGGCAATTACCGTTCATAGACATTTCAAATCTCAGCTAGATCCG TATATGATAAGCGCACTTGCTGAAATTGCAAGTGGAAGGAGACTCTTTGTAGATACCTATGATCGTAAGACTAAAGAAACCAAGGTTGGTATAATGCAGGTGGCACCTGAAGTTGCTCAATGGCTTGGAAG GGAACTAGGTTACAAGAGTTATGACATCGAAGATAATACTAATTTGCTGTACTGGCCTCTTGTAAATGTCTACTTTGGTGCTGCTTATGCAAAATGGCTCTTCTCTTGTGATGACAA ACAAAGAACTGAAGAATTTGTTGTTAGAGCATATAAGGGTGGCAAAAAGAAGGCTGCTCACAAATCAACTTCCCCTATCTTCCAGCGTTATCTTTATGTGAAAGAGAACTTGTTGTCTATGAG acaACCAGAGATTTGCCACGTGCTTACTCCTGACCTAGAAAATTTGTCAAGCACCG AAGCACAGTTGATATATTGGGATTCCAAGGTATCAGAGGCTGATATGGATGCAATGTGGAAACATCCGGATGTATATAAAGAGTGGATAAAATCTGGTGAGAGACGTGGAAATGTACGATTCTCCCATGATGCAAAGCACAGGCCTTACCTTTCTCGCGTGGAGGTGAAG GCTGTTGCCGAAATAATCATATCACGCCATTTGAGCACAAGAGGAGTAAAACCA GAAGCTCTTGCAGCACTTGCAGAGGTCTGCAGTATGCGCTTTGTCCATGGAGTAAGTACCCGGACTGGATTGATGGGAATAGACTACCCTACTGCTGCATGGCTTTCCAG GGATTGTCGCTACAGGGCATATACAGTGATCTCTGTGGATGATCTCTACAATCCTTTTGCATCAATGTATTTTGGTGCATCTTACTTGGGATGGTTGTCTCAATACGAAGGAAG GGAGCAAAGCTACGAATTCATTGTCCAAGCTTACCTTGGGGGACCAGAGAATGTCAGTCTTCAGGAGACTGGGCCTTTTTGGAACCAATTCCTGGAGGCATTAACACAGTATCAAGATCTAAAGAA GGACCATAATAGCTGCTGTATTTTGTGA
- the LOC136475865 gene encoding uncharacterized protein isoform X3: MAISFKYWDDCLDPEDMKLMWQDPIVSKEWNDAGEEQGQKVHLSRDPDGEAYLTQTEMMAVAAITVHRHFKSQLDPYMISALAEIASGRRLFVDTYDRKTKETKVGIMQVAPEVAQWLGRELGYKSYDIEDNTNLLYWPLVNVYFGAAYAKWLFSCDDKQRTEEFVVRAYKGGKKKAAHKSTSPIFQRYLYVKENLLSMRQPEICHVLTPDLENLSSTEAQLIYWDSKVSEADMDAMWKHPDVYKEWIKSGERRGNVRFSHDAKHRPYLSRVEVKAVAEIIISRHLSTRGVKPEALAALAEVCSMRFVHGVSTRTGLMGIDYPTAAWLSRDCRYRAYTVISVDDLYNPFASMYFGASYLGWLSQYEGREQSYEFIVQAYLGGPENVSLQETGPFWNQFLEALTQYQDLKKDHNSCCIL; the protein is encoded by the exons ATGGCTATAAGCTTCAAATACTGGGACGATTGCTTGGATCCAGAGGATATGAAATTAATGTGGCAGGATCCTATTGTAAGTAAAGAGTGGAATGATGCTGGGGAAGAGCAAGGACAGAAAGTTCATCTATCACGGGACCCTGATGGTGAGGCATATCTTACACAAACTGAAATGATG GCAGTGGCGGCAATTACCGTTCATAGACATTTCAAATCTCAGCTAGATCCG TATATGATAAGCGCACTTGCTGAAATTGCAAGTGGAAGGAGACTCTTTGTAGATACCTATGATCGTAAGACTAAAGAAACCAAGGTTGGTATAATGCAGGTGGCACCTGAAGTTGCTCAATGGCTTGGAAG GGAACTAGGTTACAAGAGTTATGACATCGAAGATAATACTAATTTGCTGTACTGGCCTCTTGTAAATGTCTACTTTGGTGCTGCTTATGCAAAATGGCTCTTCTCTTGTGATGACAA ACAAAGAACTGAAGAATTTGTTGTTAGAGCATATAAGGGTGGCAAAAAGAAGGCTGCTCACAAATCAACTTCCCCTATCTTCCAGCGTTATCTTTATGTGAAAGAGAACTTGTTGTCTATGAG acaACCAGAGATTTGCCACGTGCTTACTCCTGACCTAGAAAATTTGTCAAGCACCG AAGCACAGTTGATATATTGGGATTCCAAGGTATCAGAGGCTGATATGGATGCAATGTGGAAACATCCGGATGTATATAAAGAGTGGATAAAATCTGGTGAGAGACGTGGAAATGTACGATTCTCCCATGATGCAAAGCACAGGCCTTACCTTTCTCGCGTGGAGGTGAAG GCTGTTGCCGAAATAATCATATCACGCCATTTGAGCACAAGAGGAGTAAAACCA GAAGCTCTTGCAGCACTTGCAGAGGTCTGCAGTATGCGCTTTGTCCATGGAGTAAGTACCCGGACTGGATTGATGGGAATAGACTACCCTACTGCTGCATGGCTTTCCAG GGATTGTCGCTACAGGGCATATACAGTGATCTCTGTGGATGATCTCTACAATCCTTTTGCATCAATGTATTTTGGTGCATCTTACTTGGGATGGTTGTCTCAATACGAAGGAAG GGAGCAAAGCTACGAATTCATTGTCCAAGCTTACCTTGGGGGACCAGAGAATGTCAGTCTTCAGGAGACTGGGCCTTTTTGGAACCAATTCCTGGAGGCATTAACACAGTATCAAGATCTAAAGAA GGACCATAATAGCTGCTGTATTTTGTGA
- the LOC136475865 gene encoding uncharacterized protein isoform X4 produces the protein MIRYSFYVQLATHVKLFFTLYRRKQRTTDKYKMAISFKYWDDCLDPEDMKLMWQDPIVSKEWNDAGEEQGQKVHLSRDPDGEAYLTQTEMMAVAAITVHRHFKSQLDPYMISALAEIASGRRLFVDTYDRKTKETKVGIMQVAPEVAQWLGRELGYKSYDIEDNTNLLYWPLVNVYFGAAYAKWLFSCDDKQRTEEFVVRAYKGGKKKAAHKSTSPIFQRYLYVKENLLSMRQPEICHVLTPDLENLSSTEAQLIYWDSKVSEADMDAMWKHPDVYKEWIKSGERRGNVRFSHDAKHRPYLSRVEVKAVAEIIISRHLSTRGVKPEALAALAEVCSMRFVHGVSTRTGLMGIDYPTAAWLSRDHNSCCIL, from the exons ATGATTCGATATTCTTTTTATGTACAACTTGCCACCCATGTAAAACTCTTTTTCACCTTATAT CGAAGAAAACAAAGAACTACTGATAAGTACAAAATGGCTATAAGCTTCAAATACTGGGACGATTGCTTGGATCCAGAGGATATGAAATTAATGTGGCAGGATCCTATTGTAAGTAAAGAGTGGAATGATGCTGGGGAAGAGCAAGGACAGAAAGTTCATCTATCACGGGACCCTGATGGTGAGGCATATCTTACACAAACTGAAATGATG GCAGTGGCGGCAATTACCGTTCATAGACATTTCAAATCTCAGCTAGATCCG TATATGATAAGCGCACTTGCTGAAATTGCAAGTGGAAGGAGACTCTTTGTAGATACCTATGATCGTAAGACTAAAGAAACCAAGGTTGGTATAATGCAGGTGGCACCTGAAGTTGCTCAATGGCTTGGAAG GGAACTAGGTTACAAGAGTTATGACATCGAAGATAATACTAATTTGCTGTACTGGCCTCTTGTAAATGTCTACTTTGGTGCTGCTTATGCAAAATGGCTCTTCTCTTGTGATGACAA ACAAAGAACTGAAGAATTTGTTGTTAGAGCATATAAGGGTGGCAAAAAGAAGGCTGCTCACAAATCAACTTCCCCTATCTTCCAGCGTTATCTTTATGTGAAAGAGAACTTGTTGTCTATGAG acaACCAGAGATTTGCCACGTGCTTACTCCTGACCTAGAAAATTTGTCAAGCACCG AAGCACAGTTGATATATTGGGATTCCAAGGTATCAGAGGCTGATATGGATGCAATGTGGAAACATCCGGATGTATATAAAGAGTGGATAAAATCTGGTGAGAGACGTGGAAATGTACGATTCTCCCATGATGCAAAGCACAGGCCTTACCTTTCTCGCGTGGAGGTGAAG GCTGTTGCCGAAATAATCATATCACGCCATTTGAGCACAAGAGGAGTAAAACCA GAAGCTCTTGCAGCACTTGCAGAGGTCTGCAGTATGCGCTTTGTCCATGGAGTAAGTACCCGGACTGGATTGATGGGAATAGACTACCCTACTGCTGCATGGCTTTCCAG GGACCATAATAGCTGCTGTATTTTGTGA
- the LOC136471248 gene encoding uncharacterized protein, translating to MKEVVLHVYDVTNSDFEKTNNTIIQINRIFKDRIGLGGIFHSAVQVYGEDEWSFGFCETGSGVFSCPVGKNPMYTYWESIVLRETECGIAAVNQILRELSREWPGHSYDLLSRNCNHFCDVLYERLGVPKLPGWVNRFANAGDTAVVVAESTAVKVISESVAVIQCAISNLLNPSMNL from the exons ATGAAGGAGGTGGTGCTTCACGTGTATGACGTGACCAACAGCGACTTCGAGAAGACGAACAACACCATCATCCAGATCAACCGCATCTTCAAGGACCGCATCGGCCTCGGCGGCATCTTCCACAGCGCCGTGCAG GTCTATGGCGAGGACGAGTGGTCGTTCGGGTTCTGCGAGACCGGCAGCGGCGTGTTCAGTTGCCCCGTGGGGAAGAACCCCATGTACACCTACTGGGAGAGCATCGTCCTCAGGGAGACCGAGTGCGGCATCGCCGCCGTGAACCAGATCCTGCGGGAGCTCAGCCGCGAGTGGCCGGGCCACTCGTACGACCTACTCTCCAGGAATTGTAACCATTTCTGTGACGTGCTCTACGAGAGGCTCGGCGTCCCCAAACTCCCAG GTTGGGTTAATCGCTTTGCCAACGCCGGTGATACTGCTGTGGTTGTTGCTGAGAGCACAGCAGTTAAGGTAATTTCAGAATCTGTTGCTGTGATACAATGTGCTATCTCCAATTTACTTAATCCTAGCATGAACTTATGA